A stretch of Fulvia fulva chromosome 4, complete sequence DNA encodes these proteins:
- a CDS encoding FAD-linked oxidoreductase sthB, with protein MSSTGPAVKLGAGVTGSEAELEVGNAGYRIVTGDCPTVGVAGGYTQVGGHSMLNSAYGVVADNVLEWEVVTADGQHLIAPQTENADLYWAISGGGGGTFGVTLSMTTKIHADNTIVSGATLGIVRTLAPNEESLAAAVQAWWQFLPSIFDTGAVPLFNIGPLGFNVSSVTAPNRTSDEVAAIFEPYLTQLRDLNITFDFAPKQWSTYFEHYEDIQGPLPNGIYVASMLSTLEMLSRKAYLADSITPLIEAVTCDSGAYLNEADPLVYPADQPEKWQNAFHGSHYPRLREIKDIYVPEGVFYANTAVGVEDWSIDGEGRLCRA; from the exons ATGTCCTCCACCGGCCCAGCAGTGAAGCTTGGCGCAGGTGTTACCGGCAGCGAAGCAGAACTCGAAGTCGGCAATGCTGGGTACCGCATCGTAACTGGAGACTGTCCAACGGTTGGTGTTGCTGGTGGCTACACTCAGGTTGGTGGACACTCCATGCTGAACAGTGCATACGGCGTGGTTGCTGACAATGTTCTGGAGTGGGAGGTCGTGACTGCTGATGGTCAACACCTCATCGCCCCGCAGACTGAGAATGCCGATCTGTATTGGGCTATCAGTGGCGGTGGAGGTGGTACCTTCGGCGTGACCCTCAGCATGACAACGAAGATCCACGCTGACAACACTATCGTGTCCGGTGCAACGCTTGGCATTGTGAGGACTTTGGCACCAAATGAAGAGTCTCTCGCAGCTGCAGTCCAAGCATGGTGGCAATTTCTACCATCTATCTTCGACACTGGTGCTGTGCCTCTGTTCAACATTGGACCGCTAGGCTTCAACGTATCTAGCGTAACTGCACCAAACCGAACATCGGACGAGGTCGCAGCTATATTCGAGCCCTACCTAACTCAGCTGCGAGATCTCAACATCACGTTCGACTTTGCGCCCAAGCAGTGGAGCACCTACTTCGAGCACTACGAGGACATCCAAGGCCCTCTACCGAACGGCATATATGTCGCCAGCATGCTTTCAACA TTAGAGATGCTTAGTCGCAAGGCGTACCTGGCAGACAGCATCACGCCTCTCATCGAGGCAGTGACTTGCGATTCTGGAGCCTATCTGAACGAAGCTGACCCACTCGTGTACCCTGCCGATCAGCCGGAGAAATGGCAAAACGCATTCCATGGTAGTCACTACCCACGACTTCGAGAGATCAAGGACATTTATGTTCCAGAAGGTGTGTTCTACGCCAATACTGCGGTTGGTGTCGAAGACTGGTCAATCGATGGTGAGGGCAGACTTTGCAGAGCTTAG
- a CDS encoding Adenylate kinase isoenzyme 1, translated as MSQHTTFVIGAPGSGKGTLCQALSDCMPCHHLSVGDHLRKLMNTMPVEPAQLGGLTRDQLQQHMQNRELIAPGNILAILQEEIKRAPTNAKVLIDGFPRDLESAKLWDEKFGPPEQVLFFDCKKEEAKQRFLSRSRDAGDDEAVFEKEVC; from the coding sequence ATGTCCCAACACACCACATTTGTCATCGGAGCCCCGGGTTCCGGCAAAGGCACACTCTGCCAGGCCCTCAGCGATTGCATGCCATGCCACCACCTCTCAGTGGGCGACCACCTTCGGAAGCTCATGAACACCATGCCAGTAGAGCCAGCTCAGCTAGGCGGGCTGACACGAGACCAACTGCAGCAGCACATGCAGAACCGCGAGCTCATCGCACCCGGTAACATCTTAGCCATACTCCAAGAAGAAATCAAACGAGCTCCCACCAATGCCAAAGTGCTTATCGACGGTTTCCCAAGGGACTTGGAGTCGGCGAAGCTATGGGACGAAAAGTTCGGGCCTCCAGAGCAGGTTCTCTTCTTCGACTGCAAAAAAGAAGAGGCGAAGCAACGATTCCTGTCGAGATCAAGAGACGCTGGTGATGATGAAGCGGTGTTCGAGAAAGAGGTATGCTGA
- a CDS encoding Radical S-adenosyl methionine domain-containing protein 2, with protein sequence MVLLDQIQATGPVKILGTAAPCATALFALECFTAKKHITPLSVNFHFTRRCNKTCVFCFHTEKTSYLASDEDMKKGLTLLKEAGMKKINFAGGEPFLYPSKLAMLCRLCKEDLKLESVSIISNGTKITEKWLKENAQYIDVLGVSCDSMDEETNIKIGRGTGENVQMLFRIRQWCRNLGIKFKLNTVVLSHNWEEDMAETIRALDPFRWKVFQVLPVEGENDAKEEETLLDKRKRNANSVLITDEQFAAFCDRHKHLSCFVPESNDLMASSYLIVDEFLRFLDKGNGVEKASASILDVGVQKALAQVEWNQEAYHKRGAVYEWSKDIEDAGEEGCGAELPEEYQW encoded by the coding sequence ATGGTCTTGCTCGATCAAATCCAAGCCACTGGGCCTGTCAAGATCCTGGGGACAGCAGCTCCATGTGCCACAGCCTTGTTCGCCCTTGAATGCTTCACAGCCAAGAAGCATATCACACCACTCTCCGTCAACTTCCACTTCACACGCAGATGCAACAAGACTTGCGTCTTCTGCTTCCACACCGAAAAGACCAGCTACCTTGCCAGCGACGAAGACATGAAGAAGGGTCTGACCTTGCTCAAGGAGGCTGGCATGAAGAAGATCAACTTTGCTGGTGGTGAACCGTTCCTCTATCCTTCGAAGCTCGCCATGCTTTGTCGTCTCTGTAAGGAGGATCTCAAGCTGGAGTCGGTCTCGATCATCTCGAATGGCACTAAGATCACCGAGAAGTGGCTGAAGGAGAACGCACAGTACATTGATGTGCTCGGTGTAAGCTGCGATAGCATGGACGAGGAGACCAACATCAAGATCGGGCGTGGCACTGGCGAGAATGTGCAAATGCTCTTCCGCATTCGCCAGTGGTGTCGAAATCTCGGAATCAAGTTCAAACTGAACACCGTCGTTCTGTCCCACAACTGGGAGGAAGACATGGCAGAGACCATCCGCGCGCTTGATCCTTTTCGATGGAAGGTCTTCCAGGTTTTGCCGGTCGAGGGCGAGAATGATGCGAAGGAGGAAGAGACCTTGCTTGACAAGCGCAAGCGGAACGCAAACAGTGTTCTCATCACCGACGAGCAGTTTGCAGCATTCTGCGATCGACACAAACACTTGTCGTGCTTCGTGCCGGAGTCGAACGATTTGATGGCATCGAGCTACCTCATCGTTGATGAGTTCCTCAGGTTTCTCGACAAGGGCAATGGTGTTGAGAAGGCTTCTGCGTCGATCTTGGATGTTGGAGTGCAGAAGGCGTTGGCCCAGGTCGAGTGGAATCAGGAGGCGTATCACAAGCGGGGAGCAGTGTATGAGTGGAGCAAGGACATAGAGGATGCCGGTGAAGAAGGGTGTGGCGCAGAGTTGCCTGAGGAATATCAGTGGTGA
- a CDS encoding Mannan endo-1,6-alpha-mannosidase DCW1, whose product MKMRSGLTGFLLAAGLAHAIDLDVNNTDSLISASRTIVGNILSLYRSSNNSNGDMPGLFGAPYFWWEGGLAFDSLINYWSKSKSGDDSIVQTIQDGMLFQVGPDHNYMPPNQTKSLGNDDQASWALAAMTAAENDFPERDDQNISWIQLATNVFESQVLRWDEESCGGGLKWQIFTFNNGDWARRSIEWSYQIGLINNETGAVYDGTDDTTNCSEINYIQWSMNAGLLIDAGAYMTNITQFSSLSNATFWDFTLWLTISTASRIFVDQAASANSLGRSILYEVACQPSDNCYVDQKAYRTRLARAMGNARHLAYQSSHSVNGTGVNAYIERITSILQTSATAAASQCTGGEIGTACGSDWVSREFDGSTGLGEDLSALEVILANLPAGQVRTADGARNGTGTSESGTENGTQTSSADEAGSTSGTVLESTTPLFHQTYKSNHHDLPYRTMTDNWGTRGTGTFVPTSHASPYDAINPSAIKLPKPYVVCIVGASRGIGAGVAHSYAQAGCSGLVLASRRTSGLEEVAAECRKIDSSIEVEIVACDITSAECVASLAEGIKERFGRLDIAVVNSGYSGPVVLKITETDPSTFQNATNVNYVGTFLCAKYLIPLLLSTPDGAKAFIGVNSLASLIIRGPIANAQYCVSKAAQLKLLENIHEQYQDEGLSTYAVHPGAVLSEMADETTPDAFRPYLTDSPLLCGAFCVWLTKYRERGENGWLAGRLLSAKWDVSELLKRKEEIVQKDLLKLRLSL is encoded by the exons ATGAAGATGCGATCCGGCCTGACTGGCTTCCTCCTCGCAGCAGGCCTCGCCCACGCCATAGACCTGGACGTGAACAATACAGATTCCCTCATCAGCGCCAGCAGAACCATCGTCGGCAACATCCTCTCCCTCTACCGCAGCTCCAACAACAGCAATGGCGACATGCCCGGCTTATTCGGCGCGCCTTACTTTTGGTGGGAGGGCGGCCTCGCCTTCGACAGTCTGATCAACTACTGGTCCAAATCCAAATCTGGCGATGACAGCATCGTGCAAACGATCCAGGATGGAATGCTTTTCCAAGTTGGGCCAGATCACAACTACATGCCGCCAAACCAAACCAAGTCCCTGGGCAACGACGATCAAGCCAGCTGGGCGCTTGCTGCTATGACGGCCGCGGAAAATGACTTTCCCGAACGTGATGATCAAAATATTTCGTGGATACAGCTGGCTACTAATGTTTTTGAGAGTCAGGTTCTGCGCTGGGATGAGGAGAGCTGTGGTGGTGGGTTGAAGTGGCAGATTTTTACGTTTAATAATGG TGATTGGGCGCGGAGAAGTATCGAGTGGAGTTATCAGATTGGTCTGATCAATAATGAGACTGGTGCTGTGTATGATGGGACGGATGACACTACGAATTGTTCGGAGATCAACTACATCCAGTGGTCGATGAACGCTGGGCTATTGATCGATGCGGGTGCGTACATGACGAATATT ACTCAATTCTCCTCACTCTCCAACGCTACCTTCTGGGACTTCACCCTCTGGCTCACCATCTCCACCGCCTCCCGCATCTTCGTCGACCAAGCCGCCTCCGCCAATTCCCTCGGCCGCTCAATCCTCTACGAAGTCGCCTGCCAGCCCTCCGATAATTGCTACGTCGACCAAAAAGCCTACCGCACGCGCCTCGCCCGTGCTATGGGGAACGCTCGCCATCTGGCTTATCAATCATCCCATTCCGTCAACGGCACAGGCGTTAATGCCTATATCGAGCGGATCACCAGTATCCTCCAGACGTCTGCGACCGCTGCGGCAAGTCAGTGTACCGGTGGCGAGATTGGGACTGCGTGTGGGAGTGATTGGGTTAGTAGGGAGTTTGATGGGAGCACCGGTCTTGGGGAGGATCTGAGTGCATTGGAAGTAATTTTGGCGAATCTGCCGGCCGGGCAGGTGAGGACAGCGGACGGTGCTCGCAATGGAACGGGGACGAGTGAGAGTGGTACTGAGAATGGAACGCAGACGTCGAGTGCTGACGAGGCAGGGTCGACGAGTG GGACAGTACTAGAGTCCACCACACCTCTTTTCCATCAAACCTACAAATCCAACCACCACGACCTACCCTACAGGACCATGACCGACAACTGGGGCACCCGCGGCACAGGAACCTTCGTCCCAACCTCCCACGCCTCACCATACGACGCCATCAACCCAAGCGCCATCAAACTGCCGAAGCCATATGTCGTCTGCATAGTCGGCGCCTCGAGGGGCATAGGCGCCGGCGTCGCCCACAGCTACGCACAAGCAGGTTGCTCCGGCCTCGTTCTCGCCTCAAGACGGACCTCAGGACTCGAGGAGGTTGCTGCTGAATGTCGGAAGATCGATTCCTCGATTGAGGTTGAAATTGTGGCGTGCGATATCACCAGCGCCGAATGCGTAGCGAGTCTCGCAGAGGGCATCAAAGAACGATTTGGTCGTCTAGACATCGCCGTTGTCAACTCGGGATACTCTGGACCAGTAGTCTTGAAGATCACAGAGACCGATCCCAGCACCTTCCAAAACGCCACAAACGTCAACTACGTCGGGACCTTCTTGTGCGCGAAGTACTTAATCCCACTGCTCCTCTCCACCCCAGACGGAGCCAAGGCCTTCATCGGCGTCAACAGCCTCGCCTCCTTAATCATCCGCGGTCCAATCGCAAACGCCCAATACTGCGTCAGCAAGGCAGCACAGCTCAAACTCCTGGAGAACATCCACGAGCAGTATCAGGACGAAGGCTTGTCGACGTACGCGGTACACCCTGGCGCGGTCTTGAGTGAGATGGCGGATGAGACAACGCCGGATGCGTTCAGGCCGTATTTGACGGACTCGCCGTTGCTTTGTGGGGCATTTTGTGTGTGGTTGACGAAATATCGCGAGCGTGGGGAGAACGGGTGGTTGGCAGGGAGGTTATTGAGTGCGAAATGGGATGTTAGTGAGCTCCTAAAGAGGAAGGAGGAGATTGTGCAAAAGGATCTGTTGAAGCTGAGGTTGAGTCTATAG
- a CDS encoding Cytochrome P450 monooxygenase sthF codes for MPLLSTWKLIKDYKNHQIVLKQVCDRRMALDKDKPDFMQHLMSRKGGISFSKEEIYSNAILITLGGAETTSNTLSGSVFMLATDPNVAAKVVEELHATFASEDKIDMRSASKLSYLNAVIRETLRYYPPGPNAMWRMTPPEGNTILGDWVPGNTVLSLHHRVIYRGEHSWRRPDEFLPERWLSEGKTSEFANDRRDGFYPFSYGPRSCLAMNLAYAEMRFILARLMWNFEIKIADKSRNWLEEQKAYLIWEKPGLHVHLTPRKMKEQS; via the exons ATGCCATTGCTTTCTACCTGGAAGCTGATCAAGGACTACAAGAACCATCAGATCGTGTTGAAGCAGGTGTGCGACAGAAGAATGGCTTTGGATAAGGACAAGCCGGACTTCATGCAGCATCTGATGTCGAGGAAGGGAGGCATT TCTTTCTCGAAAGAGGAAATCTACAGCAATGCGATCCTGATCACACTTGGAGGCGCAGAGACGACTTCCAACACTCTGTCTGGTTCAGTCTTTATGCTTGCAACCGATCCCAATGTAGCTGCCAAAGTCGTTGAGGAGCTTCATGCCACTTTCGCCTCCGAGGACAAGATCGACATGCGAAGTGCTTCCAAGCTCAGTTACCTGAATGCCGTCATCAGAGAGACATTGAGGTATTATCCACCGGGGCCTAATGCCATGTGGAGAATGACGCCGCCAGAGGGGAACACCATTCTCGGCGACTGGGTGCCGGGCAAC ACTGTTCTGAGCTTGCATCACAGAGTGATCTACCGCGGCGAGCACAGTTGGAGGCGCCCAGATGAATTCCTTCCCGAACGCTGGCTGAGCGAGGGCAAGACGTCAGAATTCGCAAACGATCGCAGAGACGGATTTTATCCGTTTTCCTACGGCCCTCGTAGCTGTCTCGCCATGAA TCTTGCTTATGCCGAAATGCGCTTCATACTCGCTCGCTTGATGTGGAACTTCGAAATCAAAATTGCAGACAAGAGCCGGAACTGGCTGGAGGAGCAGAAGGCATATTTGATTTGGGAGAAGCCGGGCCTGCATGTCCATTTGACGCCAAGAAAGATGAAGGAGCAGTCCTAG
- a CDS encoding Highly reducing polyketide synthase, with amino-acid sequence MLGTRGRRLAELDQPVFKNITPERWLAFRKLFENGKNILWITSGRLGDDPWSNMTIGRSAVHEEADMGLRFLDVPDAKNVDAGSIAETLLIFASKEFGAQNILHTFEPELVADAEGRQLVPRLKGIAPANNRYNSAGRTISHEVDPSQTVVELKQTSEEVSARELSRYEVAEKVPGSKIIELKTTLCSQRSKRQQVTFSLLSELTAMVPAESAVPIVIKEQESALLARVAAELVAIAVLDPLYPGHKLVVYEASQIVAQAIASQAWAKGVDVNFTTNATAEYVPSSWIQLSPYMGRSELSEVVPSDIASFIGFGDAQDENQQTLLATVSPHCRKETTASLFAQNGVGSIASLAPTLKSHLERAIGGSKKIETQKDDYLPVTIGLQDLANGKRAEDLLTLVDFASSTSVLARVGRLDNKPLFKGDKTYWLVGLSGALGISLCDWMIVRGVKNLVLTSRNPKIDQRWIDDHARNGVVVQIMRCDVTDETAIRNVHQKILNTLPPIIVLGSLHLDRIFHDVDLDFFVLLSSTNCVIGNVGQANYAAANMGMCGVAMNRQKRGLRSSVVNVGAIIGIGYITDSARQLDVTVAKAHMMHLSEEDFHQIFLEAMEAGHQDCPAGLEISTGLLDITPDCDIPRLGRSEVAGPAIDSRSIADSGQERGVRTYNCRTSQDQRRGPVVRSTAYM; translated from the exons ATGCTTGGCACACGCGGAAGACG TCTTGCAGAGCTTGATCAACCCGTCTTCAAGAACATCACTCCAGAGCGGTGGTTAGCGTTCCGCAAGCTATTCGAGAATGGCAAGAACATCCTCTGGATCACAAGTGGTCGTCTTGGCGATGATCCCTGGTCCAATATGACCATCGGCCGCTCTGCTGTCCACGAAGAGGCAGACATGGGACTTCGGTTCTTGGATGTTCCAGATGCCAAGAATGTTGACGCAGGCAGTATCGCCGAGACACTGCTCATCTTTGCATCAAAAGAGTTTGGTGCGCAGAACATCCTGCACACTTTCGAGCCGGAACTCGTCGCAGACGCCGAAGGCCGCCAACTTGTGCCGCGTCTCAAGGGCATTGCCCCTGCTAACAACAGGTATAACTCTGCTGGGAGAACGATCAGCCATGAAGTCGACCCAAGTCAGACAGTGGTGGAGCTGAAGCAGACCAGCGAGGAAGTCTCGGCAAGAGAGTTGTCGAGATACGAGGTCGCTGAGAAGGTCCCCGGAAGCAAGATCATTGAGCTCAAGACCACTCTGTGCTCTCAGCGATCAAAACGCCAGCAGGTCACCTTTTCGTTGCTCTCGGAACTGACAGCAATG GTGCCGGCAGAATCTGCTGTGCCCATTGTGATAAAAGAGCAGGAAAGTGCACTGCTTGCGCGCGTTGCGGCCGAGCTCGTAGCTATCGCAGTATTGGATCCACTGTACCCAGGCCACAAGCTTGTGGTTTACGAAGCATCGCAGATCGTGGCTCAAGCCATTGCGAGCCAAGCTTGGGCCAAAGGCGTCGACGTGAACTTTACAACAAACGCCACGGCAGAGTATGTGCCAAGCTCCTGGATCCAGCTCTCGCCTTACATGGGGCGCTCTGAGCTCAGTGAAGTCGTGCCATCAGATATTGCCAGCTTCATCGGCTTCGGAGATGCTCAAGACGAGAATCAGCAGACGCTGCTGGCGACTGTGTCGCCACACTGCCGGAAGGAAACGACTGCTTCACTGTTTGCGCAGAACGGCGTTGGCTCGATCGCTTCACTTGCTCCGACGCTCAAGTCTCACCTCGAAAGAGCCATTGGCGGAAGCAAGAAGATTGAGACTCAGAAGGACGACTATCTGCCCGTGACCATCGGTCTGCAAGACCTCGCCAATGGAAAGCGTGCTGAAGATCTCTTGACTTTGGTAGACTTCGCATCATCGACCTCAGTCCTCGCTCGTGTGGGCCGACTTGACAATAAGCCTCTCTTTAAGGGCGACAAGACGTACTGGCTCGTCGGACTGTCAGGCGCGCTCGGTATCTCACTGTGCGACTGGATGATCGTTCGTGGAGTCAAAAATCTGGTCCTGACCAGCAGGAATCCCAAGATCGACCAACGCTGGATCGATGATCATGCTCGCAATGGGGTTGTTGTCCAGATCATGCGCTGCGATGTCACTGATGAGACAGCCATCAGAAACGTGCACCAGAAGATTCTCAATACCCTGCCACCCATCATTG TGCTGGGCAGTCTGCATCTTGACCGCATCTTCCACGACGTGGATCTCGACTTCTTTGTTCTGCTCTCATCGACCAACTGCGTGATTGGCAATGTCGGTCAAGCCAACTACGCGGCAGCGAATATGGGCATGTGTGGCGTCGCCATGAACCGCCAAAAGCGTGGTCTTCGCTCGAGCGTGGTCAACGTTGGTGCGATTATTGGTATCGGCTATATCACCGACTCAGCTCGTCAGCTCGACGTGACGGTCGCCAAGGCACATATGATGCACCTGTCCGAAGAAGACTTCCATCAGATCTTCCTGGAAGCAATGGAGGCGGGACATCAAGACTGCCCAGCTGGACTAGAAATCTCCACAGGCCTGTTGGACATCACGCCGGACTGTGACATTCCACGTCTAGGGCGTAGTGAAGTCGCTGGACCTGCAATTGACTCGCGAAGCATAGCGGATAGTGGCCAGGAGCGAGGTGTACGCACGTACAACTGTCGTACAAGCCAAGATCAGCGTCGAGGTCCGGTCGTCAGATCCACAGCGTATATGTAG